Genomic DNA from Peribacillus simplex:
TGCCCTGCACTTGTACTTCAACGCTTTCTATTCCTTTCTGTTCCGTTAAAGAAAGGACCAAGGCATCAAGGACTTCTTGTGATACCTTTTTCTCTTTAAAGCTTCCAAGGATATTTTCGTTAAAATTGAGGCTGACCTTACCTTCTGCCACTTTAGGCTCGTCAAGTAAAGCTACATCACTCATGAACCCTGTTTGCAGGTTAGAACCCGAAGGACTCTTCGTTAATTCCTGAATGACTGCTGTTACATTATCAGACACCGTTTCACTGATCCTGCGCGTCACCGGAACATAATAAGTATACTCCTCGTCACCGCCTACATAATAAACGGTCAGTGCTTTTGTATTGGAAATGTCGACTACGTCACTCGTATCGATATTGATTCCTGACGACCTTGAGATATTTTCATCTATCGGTGTGCCATTGACCGGCATTTCGGAAATATCTTCCCCATTGATTCTCATTTGGATTTTTTCGACCGAGTCGAATTGTGTCAGGGTCCATGTAATGGCTTGAAGGATTTTAAGTTCATCCTCTTTCTGATAGTTTTTGAACTCTGGCGAAAAGTCCGCTACAGCCACTCCGTCTTTAATGTTCACGCTTATTTGGGTATCGGCAGGAATGACGGCCCTGAACCCATTCGGAAGTTTATCCGTGACTGGTCCGTTACTGACAAGGTAATCAAGGGCCTGTTTAGCGACAGCTTCCGATTTAGGAAGTTCCAATGTCTGTGGAACCACATACCCGCTTTTATCAATTAAATATAACTCCGTCTTCACCGTTTTCGATTCAACAGCGCCTTCTTCTCCATCAGCCGCCGGCTTTTCCTCACCATTCGTTTCTGTTTCTTTCAATGAAGATTCATCCTCGACTAAAGAAACATCCTTTGGCGGATCAATTTCCTTTTTCTCTTCACCGCCAAATAATCCGCAGCCCGAAAGCCAAAAAGAAGATGCCAGAATGGTCACAGCCATTGTTACTTTTGATTTATTGGACATAAAATCACTCCTAGGACAGTTTGTACTCCTATTTATACGAGCCCTAGGGGAAAATAGACCAATTATTTTTCTCTCTGATAATGGAGCCGGGCAACTTGCACGTACTGCTGCATCTTTGTCAGCTTCATTGGGATTTCAGGAACTCCTGATCGGAACAATCGAATCCCTTTCCCTTCTGTCCCTTAAAGCCTATCCATGCTTCCATCTTCTCTAGCGATATATCCATCCTGGCTTGCAGCTATATACATTTTTCCCCTCCGAAAAAAAAGACTTCCAAATGGAAGCCTTATAAGTGATCAATTTTAATTGTTTCGATGTCATTGACATGAATACCGAGCCAGCTCGACGCGATGGAGCCGAACATATCTTTTGAACCGGTTGTGTAAAAGTGATGAACTGGACGGAGCTTGCTTTTATTGATTAATTTATAGTAATCCAATATGACACTTGCCTCACGGGCCGTCTCTTCCCCAGAGGAAATGACTTGTACTTCATCCCCCATATAGGAAGAGATTACAGGCCCCAGCAGCGGATAATGGGTACAGCCAAGGATCAATGTGTCGATCTTCGTTTTCTTCAACGGGTTCAAGGTTTGTGCCACGACCCTATTGACGATACCCCCTTGAAACTCCCCGCTTTCCACGATTGGGACAAATTTCGGACATGCCAAACTATCTACTTTCACATCGGAATTGATGGAAGCAAGCGCGTCATCATAAGCTTTGCTTTTTACCGTGCCTTCCGTACCAATAACGCCAATATGCAAGGAATCAGAAACTTTCAATGCCGCCCTTGCCCCTGGATGTATGACACCCAGCACAGGAATCGGAAGTATTGCCCTGATCTCATCCAATACGGCTGCAGTCGCCGTATTGCAAGCGATGATCAGCATTTTTATATCCTTCTTCATCAAGAACCTCGTCATCTGCCATGTGAAGGTTTGGACATCTTTTTTTGTCCTCGGCCCATAAGGGCATCTTGCTGTATCACCTAAGTAAATTATATTTTCATTTGGTAGCTGACGCATGACTTCTTTAGCAACTGTCAAGCCGCCTACCCCTGAATCAATGATGCCTATCGGTTGTTTCAAAAAACTCGCCTCATTTTTCTTTCATTTCTTGATGTAGTTTTGCTAGAATCCCTTTGAGGGACCTTATGTCAGATTCGTTAAAATTGACTAACACGCCACTCAAGTACTGTTGTCGTTTATTAATTACTTCTTCGATAATCCGTTCACCCTCTTCAAGAAGGTGAATTCGAACCACACGCCGGTCCTTTTCATCCCTGACACGCTGAACAAGCTGATGTTTCTCCATGCGGTCAATCAGATCCGTCGTTGTGCTGAAGGCGAGAAACATCTTCGTGGACAATTCGCCAATCGTCATGTCGCCTGATTCAAAAAGCCATTGCAAAGCCACGAATTGAGGAATGGTAATTTTATAATCATGGAGAATTTCTCTTCCCCTTTGCTTAAGCCATGTCGATACATAGCGCAATTCCTTCTCGATATCGGCTACATATGCCGCCTGCTTCTCTTCATCCATACACACAGCTCCCCACTTCATGAAACTTATCATACTACCATTTTGGATGAAAGTGAAATGATTTTCAAGATTGATTGCCTGGAAGCATAATGAAACCCCATACATAAAAATAAGCAGCATCCAAAGAAGTCAAAACAACCAAGTTGCTTTGCCCTTCCTTATATGCTGCCAATAAACGGGAGAGAAATTATTTATAAGGCTTACGTATTAAGAGTTAACACATTAAAGCTTAAGTTCTCCCATACGAAGGAGTTCTATGACTGCCTGCGAACGTCCTTTAACTCCAAGCTTCTGCATCGCATTCGAAATATGGTTTCGAACTGTTTTTTCGCTAATAAACAATTCACCTGCGATTTCTTTTGTTGTTTTGTCTTGTACTAGTAACTCAAATACTTCTTTTTCTCTTTTGGTGAGTAGTGGCTTATGAGTGAATTCGTTCTCCTTCAAGTAATGTTACCCTCCTTGCCTTCACCAGCATAAAACCCGGAGTGGGTGTCTATTTAGTCAAGATATAGTATGTCGGCTAGGGCAATGGAGTGACTCTTTTGCTTGTCTAAATGGAAATATTTTTAGGAATGTTCAGCTCTGTATGCCACATCGATCGCTTCATCTCTTCCGTCCAAGCTACGGGCCTTCCGGTGGCCTTGGAGACTTGTACAATCGTCCCCCTGCCCGTTAAACAAATTGAACCATCTTGTTTGGTACCCATATAATGTATGTCCACTGAAGAATTTCCGATAAGGTCAGCTTTCACATGGATTGTCAACCGATCATTGAAAAACACCTGCTTCAGGTAATCACACTGTAAATTTGCAACAACCGGCATCTCACCGCATTCAGCCGAGGTCCAATCCTTCATGAACCCCATTCTGTTGAAATACTCAATCCGAGCCTCCTCAAAATAAGTAAAAGGAATCGTGTTATTCAAGTGCCCAAACATATCAGTTTCCGAAAAGCGAACCTTAATTTCATGTTTAAAAGAAAAATCATTGATCCACTCCGTTATATTATCGATATATGATATTTTGCCCAACTTGTGCACACCCTTTCTGAATTGAATGACTATTCACTCATTTTATAAGAAAACAACGATAATGAAAAGGATTTTCTATTGAAGCAGGTCAATTTTATCAAGCTCACTTCATTAATCAAACCCTTCACCGTTGGCTTGATGCCGCATTTACACTTCGATCCCAGTTATCAATCATTTATTATTGCTGTCGGTTCCCAACCAAGTCTACGTATGTAAAACATTGTAAAAAAAGAACCCATATCATAAGATACAGGTTCTTTCTTGTTCATCATTAAACTTCATCGCTGCCGAAGAAGTTACGGAATTGTTGGATCGTAGTATCACGGTTCAACGCGGCAATCGAAGTCGTTAATGGAATGCCTTTAGGGCAAGACTGCACGCAGTTTTGTGAATTACCGCAGTTTGCAAGTCCTCCATCACCCATGATCGTATTTAAACGTTCAGCTTTGTTCATTGCACCTGTTGGATGTGCATTGAATAAACGAACTTGCGATAATGGTTGTGGCCCAATGAAGTCTGAATTGCTGTTTACGTTCGGACAAGCTTCCAGACAAACACCGCAAGTCATACATTTAGATAACTCGTAAGCCCATTGGCGTTTCTTTTCTGGCATACGAGGTCCTGGTCCAAGATTGTACGTTCCATCGATTGGAATCCATGCCTTTACCTTTTTCAATGAGTCGAACATACGGCTGCGATCGACTTGCAGGTCACGAACAACAGGGAATGTACGCATTGGAGCTAGACGAACCGGCTGCTCCAATTGATCGATAAGAGCTGTACATGATTGTCTTGGTTTACCATTGATAACCATTGAACAAGCACCACATACCTCTTCAAGACAGTTCATGTCCCATGCGATTGCTGTAGTGTGCTTGCCTTGTACAGTTACTGGATTACGACGGATTTCCATTAGAGCGGAAATTACGTTCATATTCGGGCGGTACGCTAATTCGAATTCCTCATCATAAGGAGCTGAATCCGGTGTATCTTGACGAGTGATTATAAAACGGACTGTTTTAGTCTCAGATTTAGTTTCAACCATTTTTTTGCTCCCCCTCTTTAGTGTTTCGTAGTGTAGTCACGTTTACGCGGTGCGATCAGTGATACATCAATATCTTCATAATGGAATTCAGGTGCTTGATCCAAGCCTTTGAATGTTGCCATAGTAGTTTTCATGAATTCCTCATCATTACGTTCCGGGAAATCAGGTTTGTAATGCGCTCCGCGGCTTTCGTCACGGTTTAACGCACCAATTGTGATTACACGAGCCAATTGCATCAT
This window encodes:
- a CDS encoding MarR family winged helix-turn-helix transcriptional regulator — its product is MDEEKQAAYVADIEKELRYVSTWLKQRGREILHDYKITIPQFVALQWLFESGDMTIGELSTKMFLAFSTTTDLIDRMEKHQLVQRVRDEKDRRVVRIHLLEEGERIIEEVINKRQQYLSGVLVNFNESDIRSLKGILAKLHQEMKEK
- the sdhB gene encoding succinate dehydrogenase iron-sulfur subunit, whose product is MVETKSETKTVRFIITRQDTPDSAPYDEEFELAYRPNMNVISALMEIRRNPVTVQGKHTTAIAWDMNCLEEVCGACSMVINGKPRQSCTALIDQLEQPVRLAPMRTFPVVRDLQVDRSRMFDSLKKVKAWIPIDGTYNLGPGPRMPEKKRQWAYELSKCMTCGVCLEACPNVNSNSDFIGPQPLSQVRLFNAHPTGAMNKAERLNTIMGDGGLANCGNSQNCVQSCPKGIPLTTSIAALNRDTTIQQFRNFFGSDEV
- the racE gene encoding glutamate racemase; protein product: MKQPIGIIDSGVGGLTVAKEVMRQLPNENIIYLGDTARCPYGPRTKKDVQTFTWQMTRFLMKKDIKMLIIACNTATAAVLDEIRAILPIPVLGVIHPGARAALKVSDSLHIGVIGTEGTVKSKAYDDALASINSDVKVDSLACPKFVPIVESGEFQGGIVNRVVAQTLNPLKKTKIDTLILGCTHYPLLGPVISSYMGDEVQVISSGEETAREASVILDYYKLINKSKLRPVHHFYTTGSKDMFGSIASSWLGIHVNDIETIKIDHL
- a CDS encoding helix-turn-helix domain-containing protein translates to MKENEFTHKPLLTKREKEVFELLVQDKTTKEIAGELFISEKTVRNHISNAMQKLGVKGRSQAVIELLRMGELKL
- a CDS encoding GerMN domain-containing protein encodes the protein MSNKSKVTMAVTILASSFWLSGCGLFGGEEKKEIDPPKDVSLVEDESSLKETETNGEEKPAADGEEGAVESKTVKTELYLIDKSGYVVPQTLELPKSEAVAKQALDYLVSNGPVTDKLPNGFRAVIPADTQISVNIKDGVAVADFSPEFKNYQKEDELKILQAITWTLTQFDSVEKIQMRINGEDISEMPVNGTPIDENISRSSGINIDTSDVVDISNTKALTVYYVGGDEEYTYYVPVTRRISETVSDNVTAVIQELTKSPSGSNLQTGFMSDVALLDEPKVAEGKVSLNFNENILGSFKEKKVSQEVLDALVLSLTEQKGIESVEVQVQGSADVLNEEGKKLSEPVVRPEKVNTGSF
- a CDS encoding acyl-CoA thioesterase translates to MGKISYIDNITEWINDFSFKHEIKVRFSETDMFGHLNNTIPFTYFEEARIEYFNRMGFMKDWTSAECGEMPVVANLQCDYLKQVFFNDRLTIHVKADLIGNSSVDIHYMGTKQDGSICLTGRGTIVQVSKATGRPVAWTEEMKRSMWHTELNIPKNISI